One part of the Nitrososphaerota archaeon genome encodes these proteins:
- a CDS encoding DNA-directed RNA polymerase subunit K — MDDCSNLRFIAAGFVLSFYWRDLILGSKSGINRNEDAKKRYADRKVYLASLRQVSDLRRLYGKLSTYAEPAQSGPVKKGRKKASTTESVAKAEGTKFVVKIGPPRLTRFEKARIIGARSLQLALGAPPFIPIPAGVTDPISLAIKEIESKALPISIRRMLPNKDHQDIPIHYLLSAF, encoded by the coding sequence GTGGATGATTGTTCCAATCTCCGCTTTATTGCGGCGGGATTCGTTTTAAGTTTTTATTGGCGCGACCTGATATTAGGATCAAAAAGTGGTATTAATAGGAATGAAGATGCAAAAAAGAGATATGCCGATCGCAAGGTTTATTTGGCCTCTTTAAGGCAGGTTAGTGATCTTCGGAGGCTTTACGGTAAGTTGTCAACTTATGCTGAACCGGCTCAGAGCGGGCCTGTTAAAAAAGGTAGAAAGAAGGCCAGCACCACTGAGTCTGTTGCTAAAGCGGAAGGAACTAAGTTTGTAGTCAAGATTGGGCCGCCTAGATTGACTCGATTTGAAAAAGCGAGAATAATAGGAGCCAGATCTTTACAGCTGGCTCTCGGTGCACCGCCGTTCATCCCTATACCTGCAGGCGTAACTGACCCGATTTCGCTCGCAATTAAGGAGATTGAATCAAAAGCTCTTCCAATCTCAATTAGGAGAATGCTTCCTAACAAAGACCACCAAGATATCCCAATACATTACTTACTATCTGCATTCTAG